The genomic segment GATTTGTAGTGTTTTTCTTTGCGCCATTGTGCCTTTCTGCGCCAGTTTAACCACGGACTAGCTTGCTATGCTAGTCCGATGGAGAGCCTTGGGTGCGCATCTTCAGCCAGCACCAGGCGAGTGGTGCGCGCACCTCTGCAGCAGACCTCAAGGGGTTTCGTCTGTGTGCGGTTCTGTAGGTGGTCCTCAGTGCAGGTTGTGGTGCACGGGATGctgagcttgtgtgtgctttTCCAGGAAGGTGTGAAGACGGAGAACGACCATATTAATCTTAAAGTAGCGGGTCAAGACGGGTCGGTCGTACAGTTCAAAATCAAAAGGCACACTCCGCTCAGCAAGTTAATGAAGGCATACTGCGAACGACAGGTGGGTCTACTACTAAAGTCATGTAGTCCATGACTTGGCTGGCGAGTGAAAACTCAAGAGCCACCTTTTCTGCTGCATTTTTTTCAATCAATAACCGAATGTCAACATTTCCCCCAGCTCCTTGTCTGATGTTTCATGTTTGGTTTTTGAGAACATGTCTGTCTTGTGTTTTGCAGGGCTTGGCGATTCGTCAGATAAGGTTTAGGTTTGATGGACAGCCAATCAACGAGACGGATACCCCTGCACAGGTTGGTGCCCTATGACAGAAAACACTCTTTATCCTCTGTCATGTCCCGCAATGTTGTTGTATGTATTGCCCACTCCTCGGATAAGTAACTGATGGACATTTTCCAATGGCTTGACGTTGGCTTGACGTTGAATTGCCTCAAAGTCTATGTTTCAAAATAGTTGCTCAAGGATGAACGTTAACCACAGTGTCAAACTtttggccaaacattttattctcACATTTTATCAGccctttattttattcatttaataGTAAGATCAGGGTTACTATTGGCAAAGGAAACTTGCATCACAATAATTAAGGACTTTTAACCTGGAAAAGaacattgttattgtgtaaGCTTTAGATATTTTATCACCCCAGTCAGTACTGTCTTGCCCCTCGGCACTTgattgggcctaaaaaaaaaaaaaagtttggttcctgttggttgtcagttgaggtcatgggtaggtaggtagggaatttattttatttttttattttattttttccagcggcagcgaatgataggtaggttgttttcatttaaaaacgagaaaattcgctcatccttgtacagaatgaagaggtgctgtaccaaaacgtaattatagtttgcatcaaatttattattattattattattattttttttttataaagctcataaaataatttgggtcgcacacagggtcggtcggaaaccggaaccaaacaaaaaatttttttaggccttgtGATGCTCTTCACCTATTGCTTGACAGTTTACCCCAAGGCAGGCGTATTATTCAAATAAGAAACTGCTGTATTAACACATGGGATGGTGAAGCACTAGTTGTTGCCCGGTCGTTGTGGTTTGCATGTAGAATGCAAGCATTGCTCCCTTTTTAAAGTAGCCACAGCCCAGTGGGTGGTCATTGCAGCTAGGGCCTGGTGATGTATCCTCGCTGTTGGGGACCATAAACTACTTTCTCAGCTGAGCGTAGCGGGTTTACTAGATAATAAGATTATTCTTCACCTGACGTCAACGGCAAGGGAAGTGTGGTGCGATTTATGTTTTACGTTTTCTCACTGACTCTGCTTTTTCTTATCGCAAAAGCCTTTTGTTAATACTTAATGGTCCCGCAATAAATGACCTTTACTTTTATCATAGTGATTATGTTGCAGTTGTATTTCTCCGGTAACTGAAATTAAGTGTCAAGTCCCCCATGTACAGCTGTCGACATCTAGGTCCACCTAAACATGTCATGCTCTTACTATAAGGTGCTTTGTATGGCAACGCTGGCTTTTTACATCCTGTCTTGATGAATGGATGGGTAGGGTACCAAGGTATACTCCCACAACACATTGCTGTTGTGCTGTAGGCCGATGCTTATAAATTTGGCATCCGAAGCAATGCACATATAAAGGCGCTTGAAGGCCATATGTGTATTGTCACAGGCCAGATTAAAATAATACCCTATGGATGTTGAGGGGAtgtctgttgtgttgttatgtttGTGTTCCGAGCCTcagttttatttgtgtgtttttcagttGGAGATGGAGGACGAAGACACAATTGATGTATTTCAACAACAGACGGGAGGCTCCTTCTCCTAAGAGGACCATGGACGAACCTCAGAGGACACAACCCCCGGAAGAGCGAC from the Gadus macrocephalus chromosome 20, ASM3116895v1 genome contains:
- the sumo3b gene encoding small ubiquitin-related modifier 3, producing MVQSQFRNVRAPGRNLTDRGRAACRPANALPAAWIAIRFHIGSEVSGKNCTMSEEKPKEGVKTENDHINLKVAGQDGSVVQFKIKRHTPLSKLMKAYCERQGLAIRQIRFRFDGQPINETDTPAQLEMEDEDTIDVFQQQTGGSFS